TAAAGTGATTGATACGAATGGTGAACCGGTAATTGGTGCCAATGTCATAGAAAAAAATGCTCATGGAAATGGTGTGATTTCCGATTTGGATGGTGCATTCTCGCTTCGTGTAAAACCGGATGCGGTTATTGAAGTGTCCTATATCGGATATGTGAAAAAAGAAATAGCCACGAAGGGACGAAACTTTGTGACGGTCGTTTTGTCGGAAGATTCAAAAGCATTGGAAGAAGTGGTAGTAGTAGGTTATGGTTCGCAGAAGAAAATCTCGGTAACAGGTTCCGTTGCTTCCATCCAGACGGAAGACTTGCTGAAAAGTTCTCAGGCCAATTTGGCAGCTGCGCTTTCGGGACGTTTGCCGGGATTGAGCACAATGCAGACTTCCGGACGTCCTGGAGCAGATGGTGTGATGCTTTATTTGCGCGGTGCCAGTACGACTAATGGAGTGAGCCCTCTGATGCTGGTTGATGGTGTTCCACGTGACGGGATTTCCACACTAGACCCGAATGAGGTAGCTTCTGTTACAATTTTGAAAGATGCTTCTGCAACGGCTGTATTTGGAGTTCGGGGGGCTAATGGAGTTATTTTGATTACTACTCGAAGAGGAGAAGTAGGTAAAGCTGAGTTAAGTGTTTCTGTAGATTATAGTTTACAGCAATTTGTAACCAAAATAGATCGGATTCATTCGTGGGAGTATGCTGCTTTACGTAATCAAGCTTTTCAGAATGACGGATCCGAAGGCGAATTACCCTATACGGACTACATGATTGATATGTATAAGAATGGATCTGACCCCGTTTTTTATCCGGACCGTGATGTCATGTCGGACTTTTTTAAGAAATGGGCACCTCAGACACGTGTCAATGTGAATATGAATGGTGGTACGGAGAAAATTAATTATTTCATCAACGTCGGGTATATTGGACAGGGCGGACAATTTAAAACAGAGTCCAAGGAATCGTTAGGATATGATCCGAGCTATAAAATGAACCGGTATAATTTCCGTTCTAATCTTGATTTCAATTTGGTATCCAACTTGAAATTGTCATTGAATTTAGCTTCTTATCTTGAAAAGGTCAATTCTCCACAATGCCGAGATTTATATAACGGAGATGTGAATAGTATGACTGCAGATATGATAGCTCGTGTTTGGGCTACTCCTCCTACTGCCCCAGGACCGGTAACGGCTGCTGGATATACAACACCGGAAGGAACAGAAGTTCCGTTTAATGAAGTGGTCGCATCTATTTTTACAACAGATGCAAAATCTAATAAATATGGAGATTTAAACAGGCGTGGTTGGCAGGAAAGTACCAATATGAATCTTAATTCATCTTTGACCCTCGATTGGGGATTGGGATTCATTACCAAAGGTCTGAGTACGAAATTCATGGTTGCATTTGATGCTGCTTCTTCTACCTCTCTTACTGCCACTCGCTTGTTTGACCTTTATCAGGCGGCACCGGCACGAACAGCAGAAGAGAAGTGTTATTATAAAGCTGTAATGGTCAACCAACAGAATGTAATCGGTGCTCCCAGTCGTTCAAATGCATCCAATTACTACTTAAACTTGCAGTATTCTATCAATTATGCCCGTCAGTTTGGTAAACATGATGTTTCTGCCATGGCGTTGATGCAACGTGATAATTGGCAAAAAGCGGCTGCCGATCTACCTTATAATATGTTAGGTGTTTCCGGACGTGCCACATACGCTTACGATAGTCGTTATTTAGCAGAA
This portion of the Bacteroides acidifaciens genome encodes:
- a CDS encoding SusC/RagA family TonB-linked outer membrane protein translates to MKQLFNRYSHSTLPSCEQTGKVKMLLLFLISASLYSSNIYSANETESQVFLSNVPEEVAQVKVLTGKVIDTNGEPVIGANVIEKNAHGNGVISDLDGAFSLRVKPDAVIEVSYIGYVKKEIATKGRNFVTVVLSEDSKALEEVVVVGYGSQKKISVTGSVASIQTEDLLKSSQANLAAALSGRLPGLSTMQTSGRPGADGVMLYLRGASTTNGVSPLMLVDGVPRDGISTLDPNEVASVTILKDASATAVFGVRGANGVILITTRRGEVGKAELSVSVDYSLQQFVTKIDRIHSWEYAALRNQAFQNDGSEGELPYTDYMIDMYKNGSDPVFYPDRDVMSDFFKKWAPQTRVNVNMNGGTEKINYFINVGYIGQGGQFKTESKESLGYDPSYKMNRYNFRSNLDFNLVSNLKLSLNLASYLEKVNSPQCRDLYNGDVNSMTADMIARVWATPPTAPGPVTAAGYTTPEGTEVPFNEVVASIFTTDAKSNKYGDLNRRGWQESTNMNLNSSLTLDWGLGFITKGLSTKFMVAFDAASSTSLTATRLFDLYQAAPARTAEEKCYYKAVMVNQQNVIGAPSRSNASNYYLNLQYSINYARQFGKHDVSAMALMQRDNWQKAAADLPYNMLGVSGRATYAYDSRYLAELNVGYNGSEQFAKKRRFGFFPAFSAGWVVSNEAFLRDNKVLTHLKLRASYGKVGNDKLGDERFLYLTNISTGGGFVSSLGRGQAINMGKLGNENLTWEVAYKQNYGIDLKLFNDFSFSFDYFKEKREDILIVRGTVPELQGVAINNLPKVNMGVVDNRGFEIETGYQKRMDSGLFFSIKGNFAYNKNEQRNMDEAILSKDYAYRYRKTGYSIGQQFGYLIDYSNGNGYINTAEELEEAKKMYKIGTPRLGDFKYQDVNGDGEISEKDLAPIRYTDVPRITYGLTGAVEWKGADFSFHFSGIGKASRLYNSWGATELGNEGIYTDVHLHAWTPERYANGEKIEYPALAAVANTNHIANDYFIMDRSFLRLKNIELGYTLPKPFLQKIGLSKVRVYVNGNNLITWKKIKTNTIDPEQSWEVNYPLTKMVNFGVNVVF